A genomic segment from Bradyrhizobium sp. CB1015 encodes:
- a CDS encoding ABC transporter ATP-binding protein, giving the protein MSPPLVEVSAISRTYAMRSGMFGRAAAVHAVDGVSLTIARGQTLGLVGESGSGKSTTGRIVLGLEQPDSGEVRFDGKPMAALGTTAWRAQRARMQMIFQDPLGALDRRLPVATQIREPLDIHGLGTPAMREERVRELLRAVELTPAHGARYPGALSGGQRQRIVLARALATKPDFLVCDEPVSALDVSIQAQVVNLLCDLQAQLSLTLLFISHDLRVVRQISNVVAVMYLGRIVEIGSADDLFARPEHPYTQALVSASPAPGRRSAGRIVLSGDPPNPAARPTGCAFHPRCPRAIARCASEVPVLSAVGGDRQVACHLVTGAATRDAA; this is encoded by the coding sequence ATGAGTCCGCCGCTCGTCGAGGTCTCCGCGATCTCGCGCACCTATGCGATGCGCTCTGGAATGTTCGGGCGAGCTGCGGCCGTCCATGCCGTCGACGGCGTGTCGCTCACGATTGCCAGAGGCCAGACGCTGGGTCTCGTCGGCGAGTCCGGGTCGGGTAAATCCACCACGGGCCGCATCGTGCTCGGCCTCGAACAGCCTGATAGCGGCGAGGTGCGGTTCGACGGCAAGCCGATGGCCGCGCTTGGGACGACGGCGTGGCGTGCGCAGCGCGCGCGGATGCAGATGATCTTCCAGGATCCGCTGGGTGCGCTCGACCGCCGGCTGCCGGTCGCGACGCAGATCCGCGAGCCGCTCGACATTCACGGCCTCGGCACGCCCGCGATGCGCGAGGAGCGCGTCCGCGAGCTGCTGCGCGCCGTCGAGCTCACGCCGGCGCATGGCGCGCGCTATCCCGGCGCGCTCTCCGGCGGCCAGCGGCAGCGCATCGTGCTGGCGCGGGCGCTCGCCACGAAGCCGGATTTCCTGGTCTGCGACGAGCCGGTCAGCGCGCTCGACGTCTCGATCCAGGCGCAGGTGGTGAACCTGCTTTGCGATCTCCAGGCGCAGCTGTCGCTGACGCTGCTGTTCATCAGCCACGATCTGCGCGTCGTCCGGCAGATCAGCAACGTCGTCGCCGTGATGTATCTCGGCCGCATCGTCGAGATCGGCAGCGCCGACGATCTGTTCGCGCGGCCCGAGCATCCCTACACCCAGGCGCTGGTCTCGGCCTCGCCCGCGCCGGGCCGCCGCAGCGCCGGCCGCATCGTGCTGTCAGGCGATCCGCCGAACCCGGCCGCGCGCCCCACGGGCTGCGCCTTCCATCCGCGCTGCCCGCGCGCCATTGCGCGCTGTGCGAGCGAGGTGCCGGTGCTGTCCGCCGTCGGCGGCGACAGGCAGGTCGCCTGCCATCTCGTCACCGGCGCTGCGACACGGGACGCCGCGTGA
- a CDS encoding ABC transporter permease, with protein sequence MGRYFAIRIGRAALTIVLVVTFAFVVLRLSGDPALMILGPEAPPEVLAAFRKAWGLDDPIWAQYFDYFGAIAKGELGRSMRDGRPAIELVLERIPATLALTLPAFFFKVALGIPAGIYAALHRGSAIDRAVMMTAVAGFTVPSFVLALILVLVFAVQLGWLPSGGQDSWRHAILPIATLSLGGAAVLARFTRSAMLEVLGQPYIRTASAKGVPWRKVVTSHALPNAAIPTVTILGFMVGTLIAGAVVVESVFAWPGVGRLLVVAVANRDLAVVQCILLLVAMTMVTSNLVVDFLYGFLDPRLRSKGAHA encoded by the coding sequence ATGGGACGTTATTTCGCCATTCGGATCGGACGCGCCGCGCTCACGATCGTGCTCGTCGTCACCTTCGCCTTCGTCGTGTTGCGGCTGTCAGGCGATCCCGCGCTGATGATCCTGGGGCCCGAGGCGCCGCCGGAGGTGCTGGCGGCATTCCGCAAGGCGTGGGGCCTCGATGATCCCATTTGGGCTCAATATTTCGACTATTTCGGCGCCATCGCCAAGGGCGAGCTCGGCCGCTCCATGCGCGACGGCCGGCCCGCGATCGAGCTGGTGCTGGAACGCATTCCGGCGACGCTGGCGCTGACCCTGCCGGCCTTCTTCTTCAAGGTCGCGCTCGGCATTCCAGCCGGGATCTACGCCGCACTGCACCGCGGCTCGGCAATCGACCGCGCCGTGATGATGACGGCGGTCGCCGGCTTTACGGTCCCGAGCTTCGTGCTTGCACTTATCCTGGTGCTCGTCTTCGCCGTGCAGCTCGGCTGGCTGCCTTCGGGCGGGCAGGACAGCTGGCGCCATGCCATCCTGCCGATCGCAACGCTCAGCCTCGGCGGCGCGGCGGTGCTGGCGCGCTTCACCCGCAGCGCCATGCTGGAGGTGCTCGGCCAACCTTACATCCGCACCGCATCCGCAAAAGGCGTGCCCTGGCGCAAGGTGGTGACGTCGCATGCGCTGCCGAACGCGGCGATCCCGACCGTGACCATTCTCGGCTTCATGGTGGGCACGCTGATCGCCGGTGCCGTCGTGGTCGAGAGCGTGTTCGCCTGGCCGGGAGTAGGGCGTCTTCTTGTCGTTGCGGTTGCCAATCGCGACCTTGCGGTCGTGCAATGCATCCTGCTGCTGGTTGCGATGACCATGGTGACGTCGAACCTAGTCGTCGATTTCCTCTACGGCTTCCTCGACCCGCGCCTGCGCAGCAAGGGAGCGCACGCATGA
- a CDS encoding ABC transporter permease yields the protein MTDATLKEAKAFSRRISLPAIPVSVALAVTWIVAMLLIAAFAEKIAPYGFTQLDLRNRLAAPGNAAHWLGTDELGRDVLSRLLVSIRISLLIAFGATAISAVVGTTLGFLAAHFRGAVEQLVLMLSDFQASMPFLIMALAVLAFFGNSLPLLVGLMGLFGWERYARIARGLAISANAQGYAAAVRQLGATPSRIYLRHILPNIASTLIVSTTLVFPEVILMESGLSFLGLGVQPPMTSLGNMVGYGREYLTRAPWIMLAPATTIVVTTLAVSVIGDWLRDRLDPTLQ from the coding sequence ATGACCGACGCCACGCTGAAGGAAGCCAAAGCGTTTTCACGCCGCATCAGCCTGCCGGCGATTCCGGTCTCGGTCGCGCTGGCGGTCACCTGGATCGTCGCGATGCTGCTGATCGCGGCCTTTGCGGAGAAGATCGCGCCTTACGGCTTCACCCAGCTCGACCTGCGCAACCGGCTGGCTGCGCCCGGCAATGCCGCGCACTGGCTCGGCACCGACGAGCTCGGCCGGGACGTGCTGTCGCGGCTGCTCGTTTCCATCCGCATCTCGCTGCTGATCGCGTTCGGCGCCACAGCGATCTCGGCCGTGGTCGGCACCACGCTCGGCTTCCTCGCCGCGCACTTCCGCGGCGCCGTGGAGCAGCTCGTGCTGATGCTGTCCGACTTCCAGGCCAGCATGCCGTTCCTGATCATGGCGCTGGCCGTGCTCGCCTTCTTCGGCAACTCGCTGCCGCTTTTGGTCGGCCTGATGGGCCTGTTCGGCTGGGAACGCTATGCCCGCATCGCGCGGGGCCTAGCCATCTCCGCCAACGCGCAAGGCTACGCCGCCGCGGTCCGCCAGTTAGGGGCGACGCCGTCGCGGATTTACCTCCGGCACATCCTGCCCAACATCGCCTCGACCCTGATCGTCTCGACCACGCTGGTCTTCCCCGAGGTGATCCTGATGGAATCCGGCCTGTCCTTCCTCGGCCTCGGCGTGCAGCCGCCGATGACCAGCCTCGGCAATATGGTCGGCTATGGCCGCGAATATCTGACCCGGGCCCCGTGGATCATGCTGGCGCCGGCCACCACCATCGTCGTCACCACGCTGGCCGTCTCCGTGATCGGCGACTGGCTGCGCGACCGGCTCGATCCGACGCTGCAATAG